The stretch of DNA AAATTCAGGTAATTAACTACAAGGGTGTAGAAAAATCCTCCTTTGGTTGCTTTTTTAACTGAGGTTACATCTTAAAGCTTAATATTCAGTTAAACTGTGTCAATTTcccagaaaatgcaaatgaaacatACATAAGCTTTTATATAGCAATGAGCTATATACAGTATTCAATGTAATAATATACATGACATGCACTATAATTTTGACATATTGTCAATAATATATTGACATATTAATTCACATTATATAATAACTGAAGATCCGTGTGACTAtttgtaattactttttttttcttcacttttcagTGCTCTCTCATCCTGGTGCCACCTTAATGGACATAATTCTGCTTTAAGTAAGATAAATAATCTTCTAGATGTGGTTGGAAAGCATGAAGATGATCTACTTGAGTGTCTGAATTCTATCCAACAACAGCCACATGTGGGAGACGTTTTAAATGCTGTTCAGGACATGGATTTGAGTCATGCAGCTCCAGATGGGACAAAGTACGATGAAGTTAACACCAAAAAATATGAACACGttggcagctctgctgaaaaCTATTGTAGAACTAATGGTGAGGATGGTTCCTTGCAGTCTGAGTGCAGCAAGGCAAAACTCTGTACAGATCCTGAAAGGTCAAGCCTTGCTTGGGTTAAAAAGCAAACTGTTTGGCTCGTAGAGCAGCTGGGTTTATCACTGGACGTACTCCATCATGTTCAGCAACTGGaacattaatttttctctttcatggtATTTAAAATTATCTCAACTGGATTGGATTCCTATTTTGAGGATCACTTTAGGGAAGTCGGATTCCAGTACTTCCCAGCAGATGTTATTTTGGAAATCTTACTTTGCTTCAGCTCATGGCCAAGAAAATCTTGGTTTTCATCCTAATTATCCCTTTCACAGAAAGGgagataatttttaaaagcgCTCCACTGATTTACTAAACATGTCTGTACTCTGTGACAGAATCTGTTATTTCACCTTTGCTTTCTCTACTGGTATCCTTTTGGAAATGGAGTGGGTCCCTTTAAAAACCTCCTctaatactggaaaaaaaaaaaaacccagtGCTATGGACAAGCTCTTATTGCAGAATAAGCCACTGTTGATGACATTTTGACTATGCAAAATAGAACAGGATCTGCTGATTTCCAAAGTACTGTAACTCTCCTGGttactatattaaaaaaaaaaaaaacacgtttttCAATTCTTACTCTTGCCATTTGTAACCACTATGGAGTGCGCTCTCACAGTTGAAATGTATGaggatgaaaaaaatcagttctagtttttcagttttgctggaAGCACACCCCTCTTCTCAAATGCTGAACTACTGACAATACCATTGTCTTGCTGTTCTAACAGCATACTATCTGCTGTTACCCTGTTACAACCCATCTATATGTTTCTAGTCTAATGAATTTTCTTGTGTTATTTTGGTACTTATTTTGCAAGTCCTTCAACTCTCTTCCCTTCATTCCCACAGTTTTCCCCAAACTCTTAAAGGAAGACAAGCTTATTCACCGTCTTGTAAAAGCATGGTCAGCCACAgatgcattttgtatttctgtgccAACCTTCTGTattagacttctttttctgttgcttgcCTAAATTGTAGCTGCAAATTCCACTTGTTAGGAAGTCTTGTCTTTGTGAATACCTGTCTCTGTTTCAGAGTAATTAAACTGATGTACACAAAGTCAGAAGTACAGTTGTTTTACATTGCTTTTAACTTTCTTCAGTGTCTGATATAAAGTAGGTCTAGAGAGAGACAAACCTAAGTTTTGAACAACTGACTTaactaaaaaatacaaaacttttgtgattattttatttttactttgaagTTAGAAAAAGCCAAGGCACaaattacttgattttttttcttcagagaatgAGTTTGTAACTTTCTTACTAAAGGCTATTTCTTACTAAAGACTATTGTGAGTTAAGCTGTAAGTTTGGTTGCTATTCATACAACTTCTGCACTATGAGGAAATGGAACTGTGCAATTAAGAGTCTTCCACTGAACTTGTTATTGAAATA from Anas platyrhynchos isolate ZD024472 breed Pekin duck chromosome 2, IASCAAS_PekinDuck_T2T, whole genome shotgun sequence encodes:
- the YAE1 gene encoding protein YAE1 homolog, giving the protein MSWVQIAVNQSIEDIFDEDADEMCVVQKEWNSTMKKRLKEGFRDGVEAGKELALQEGFNQGYREGAELMVTCGQYRGTLNALSSWCHLNGHNSALSKINNLLDVVGKHEDDLLECLNSIQQQPHVGDVLNAVQDMDLSHAAPDGTKYDEVNTKKYEHVGSSAENYCRTNGEDGSLQSECSKAKLCTDPERSSLAWVKKQTVWLVEQLGLSLDVLHHVQQLEH